The genomic segment TTAAAATACTCCCAAATACCAGATTTTTGTTCTCCAATTAACTTGTTAGTTTTTTCATAGAATCCATGTTTAGACATGTTACCATTTAAGTAGTATTCTGTATACTCTCCACGAATTCCTTTATTTGATTTACTGTATTTCTTAAAAATATTGCCATTGCAATGAAATTCTGTTCTTTCTTCTGGTTTAGTTGCGCTTGGGTTAAATTTTGTTTTTAGTTGACCGTTTTCGCAATACTCTTCTGAATAGATCCATTTGTATCCATCTAGGTTAACAGAAATTTCTTTAAGTGTGCCAGTTGTTTCATAGTATAATTTGGTGGTACAGGAATTTGCTAGGCAGGAATAAACGGATCTTATTTTTCCAGTTGGCCAAAATAAACTGTCGATTTGCGAGTAAGCTGTGCTTGTGCTTATTATTAGGAAGATTAGGGCAATTGTTTTCATGGTATGTGGTTGATTTTGAACTTGTTATGGCTTCTGTAATGTTATGAGTATCAGCTAGTTATGATTTTTTAATAATGTATATTTGACTAGAATGGGTATTTGAATTAGCTACTCCTTTTAGGTTTGAAAGCAAACCGATTAGAACTGCTTTTATAATTCCCAATATGCCAGTATTCCCTTTGTATTTTTCGCTAAGCATGGATACATAAACTGAGTCAAATGTCATTGGTTTGATATCTGCAATTCTCATGCCGAATTGGCTAATGAGTTTGTCAATGTCTGAAGGTACGAAGTGATAAAGATGACGTGGTAAATCGTAAGCAGCCCAATGTTTTTTATAATGCTTTGCGTCGAAAGAATTACAGTTAGGCACGGCTATTATAAGTGTTCCGTTGTCATCTAATAGTCGATTGACTTGTGCTATTCGTTCCTTTAATGTATGTACGTGTTCTAGAACGTGCCACATTGTAATTATATCGAACGACTCCTCTTCAAATGAGTTCAATGCTTTTTCTTCTTGAAGGCTAATTTG from the Flavobacteriales bacterium genome contains:
- a CDS encoding class I SAM-dependent methyltransferase, whose amino-acid sequence is MENLNNCPICDSTESKLYLQSNDFSISKENFNIVQCVACNFKYTNPRPNQNSIGPYYQSEEYVSHSDTNKGVINRIYQIVRIYTLSTKLAMIDKIRRKARLLDIGAGTGAFLKFCKDGGHEITGIEPDATARKTAYDINQISLQEEKALNSFEEESFDIITMWHVLEHVHTLKERIAQVNRLLDDNGTLIIAVPNCNSFDAKHYKKHWAAYDLPRHLYHFVPSDIDKLISQFGMRIADIKPMTFDSVYVSMLSEKYKGNTGILGIIKAVLIGLLSNLKGVANSNTHSSQIYIIKKS